One segment of Actinomyces sp. 432 DNA contains the following:
- a CDS encoding aldo/keto reductase: protein MGELEVPSMALGTMYFGTRVPVERARACLDEAFELGARLWDTANNYAFWVGGVGDESENVIGDWLAAHGSAAREQIVIATKVGARPRTPGAGLEDAWGLSRRAVREQVHECLRRLRVEAIDILYSHVDDSSVPLEETLGVMGELVDEGLVRTVAASNLTAARLAEAAATPAGHPYRALQQRFTYIEPVNRQFGLQVLLDDDVSRLCQEHGITRLGYSPLLSGAYTRSDRAYPEGYVPGDRALEALHEVARRHGLDVGQAVLAWMVSRAQSVIPVVGVSRPEQVASAWHAVGTRLTAEETARLDDARRQ, encoded by the coding sequence ATGGGCGAACTGGAAGTGCCCTCCATGGCTCTGGGCACCATGTATTTCGGGACCCGGGTGCCCGTCGAGCGTGCTCGTGCCTGCCTGGACGAGGCCTTTGAACTCGGGGCGCGGCTGTGGGACACCGCCAACAACTACGCCTTCTGGGTCGGGGGAGTGGGGGACGAGTCGGAGAACGTGATTGGGGACTGGCTCGCGGCGCACGGCTCCGCGGCGCGCGAGCAGATCGTCATCGCTACCAAGGTGGGCGCCCGGCCGCGCACCCCCGGAGCCGGACTGGAGGATGCGTGGGGTCTGTCTCGGCGGGCGGTGCGCGAGCAGGTCCACGAATGTCTGCGGCGTCTGCGGGTGGAGGCAATCGACATCCTCTACAGCCACGTCGACGACTCCTCGGTCCCGCTTGAGGAGACGCTCGGGGTGATGGGCGAACTCGTCGACGAGGGCCTGGTGCGGACGGTCGCGGCCTCGAACCTCACCGCGGCGCGCCTGGCCGAGGCGGCCGCGACTCCTGCCGGCCACCCCTACCGGGCGCTCCAGCAACGCTTCACCTACATCGAACCTGTGAATAGGCAGTTCGGGCTCCAGGTCCTCCTGGACGACGACGTCTCCCGCCTGTGTCAGGAGCACGGGATCACTCGACTGGGGTACTCCCCGCTTCTGTCCGGCGCCTACACCCGTTCTGACCGCGCCTATCCCGAGGGCTACGTGCCGGGGGACCGGGCCTTGGAGGCGCTGCACGAGGTGGCGCGGCGGCACGGACTGGACGTCGGGCAGGCCGTGCTCGCCTGGATGGTCTCGCGCGCACAGTCCGTCATCCCGGTAGTCGGGGTGTCCCGACCCGAGCAGGTGGCCAGTGCCTGGCACGCCGTCGGCACCCGGTTGACGGCCGAGGAGACGGCCCGACTCGACGACGCGCGCCGTCAGTAA
- a CDS encoding alpha/beta fold hydrolase — protein sequence MASMERRSRTIFARQGASVRRRLAGGREFELAYLRSGPPSPRPTLIIPGGPGLASISPYAGLRAGAARRGMDLLMVEHRGVGMSRRDTTGADLLVSDVTGVAAADDLAAVLDAEGVESVTVLGSSYGTYLAQLLAVRHPERVEALVLDSPILDPEDDLKAARGYRRRLLWDGDDAATHAVAAQIRTLAEDRPADQLAHVVQVVYEFAGPQTLHTLADAWREGRMGWLWKALAAAGRGEVEGEGIAFLMEPDLVSGIAYGELGYGLPVDGGPLDPQLFFVEAASRMPAFRGTPVDLRQAAPDYDFPIVVVSGDRDLRTPRPVAQRIAQLAPDAVLAPVADLGHSALDTHPLLALAIAHAAGGGHAHRIPERMAGLARLPRQGASSALGPVLKAAGALAAIP from the coding sequence ATGGCATCAATGGAGCGGCGTTCGCGGACGATCTTCGCCCGGCAAGGGGCCTCGGTACGGCGGCGGCTCGCGGGCGGGCGCGAGTTCGAACTCGCCTACCTGCGCAGTGGACCGCCCTCGCCCCGTCCGACGCTGATCATCCCCGGCGGCCCCGGCCTGGCGTCAATCAGCCCGTATGCGGGACTGCGGGCCGGGGCGGCACGGCGCGGCATGGACCTGCTCATGGTCGAGCACCGCGGCGTGGGCATGTCACGGCGTGACACCACCGGTGCCGACCTGCTGGTCTCCGACGTCACCGGCGTGGCCGCCGCCGACGACCTCGCGGCCGTACTCGACGCCGAGGGCGTGGAGAGCGTCACGGTCCTCGGGTCGAGTTACGGCACCTACCTGGCCCAGCTGCTCGCCGTGCGGCACCCCGAGCGGGTCGAGGCGCTCGTGCTCGACTCGCCCATACTCGATCCGGAGGACGACCTGAAGGCGGCCCGCGGCTACCGGCGTCGTCTCCTGTGGGACGGCGACGACGCCGCAACCCACGCCGTTGCCGCGCAGATTCGGACGCTGGCCGAGGACCGGCCGGCCGACCAGCTCGCGCACGTGGTCCAGGTCGTATATGAGTTCGCGGGCCCGCAGACGCTGCACACGCTGGCCGATGCCTGGCGCGAGGGGCGTATGGGATGGTTGTGGAAAGCGCTGGCTGCGGCCGGCCGCGGCGAAGTCGAGGGTGAGGGGATTGCATTCCTGATGGAGCCCGACCTCGTCTCCGGCATCGCCTACGGGGAACTAGGCTACGGACTCCCCGTAGACGGTGGACCGCTGGACCCGCAGCTGTTCTTCGTGGAGGCCGCCTCCCGGATGCCCGCCTTCCGCGGGACGCCCGTAGACCTGCGGCAGGCGGCGCCCGACTATGACTTCCCGATCGTCGTCGTCTCCGGGGATCGCGATCTGCGTACTCCGCGCCCCGTCGCGCAGCGGATCGCTCAGCTGGCGCCCGACGCAGTCCTGGCGCCGGTTGCGGACCTGGGGCACAGCGCTCTGGATACCCATCCGCTGCTGGCGCTGGCCATTGCCCACGCCGCGGGCGGCGGCCATGCGCATCGCATCCCCGAGCGGATGGCCGGGCTTGCACGCCTGCCGCGCCAGGGGGCGTCAAGTGCCCTGGGCCCGGTGCTGAAAGCGGCTGGTGCACTCGCGGCGATTCCCTGA
- a CDS encoding YlcI/YnfO family protein, giving the protein MSTQITVRLPDDVVAFLNDAVSAGEETSRAALVTKALQREIRRWAALRDAELLRGKGAADDLDELVAWTASNTEFGD; this is encoded by the coding sequence GTGAGCACGCAGATCACGGTACGCCTGCCCGACGACGTCGTCGCCTTCCTCAATGACGCCGTCTCCGCGGGAGAGGAGACGAGCCGGGCGGCGCTGGTCACCAAGGCCCTGCAACGGGAGATACGCCGCTGGGCCGCGCTTCGCGACGCCGAATTACTCCGCGGGAAGGGCGCTGCCGACGATCTGGATGAACTGGTCGCCTGGACGGCCAGCAACACCGAATTCGGCGACTGA
- a CDS encoding type II toxin-antitoxin system PemK/MazF family toxin codes for MRQIRLARLDKTRPVVVLTRAAALTAMTKVTVAPITSTIKGLSSEVPVGPAQGLDHPGAISLDNVLTIPTASLGRVVDYLTEEQEHMLARAMVLAFDLELPVPAER; via the coding sequence ATGAGGCAGATCCGACTGGCGCGGCTCGACAAGACCCGCCCCGTCGTCGTACTCACGCGGGCGGCGGCACTCACGGCCATGACCAAGGTGACGGTCGCGCCGATCACCTCCACGATCAAAGGCCTGTCCAGCGAGGTACCCGTGGGTCCCGCCCAGGGGCTCGACCACCCCGGCGCCATCTCACTGGACAACGTACTGACCATTCCGACGGCGTCGCTCGGCCGCGTCGTCGACTATCTCACCGAGGAACAGGAGCACATGCTCGCCCGCGCGATGGTGCTCGCCTTCGACCTGGAGCTGCCGGTGCCCGCCGAGCGGTGA
- a CDS encoding MFS transporter encodes MWRWGRRRPWLVIGMLGMTVGLAIMGLTNTVPAVAVGWLIAQIGANAALAPFVAVLSDQVPEFQRARISSMISIAQNLAILIATYLSNGLKDNLAVLYIAPAIPAILVMTWFAFVLPDKQLTIKPPRLDLIGLIKTFWVNPIAHPDYALAWAGRFLITLCSFSFTTYRLMYLVNRVGLTRDEGLSVQATSVLIYTITLMAASFVGGQLSDRLHRRKAFVFAASALFGLGTLMLAHTTTVSGFYMVEAVMGLAYGVYISVDLALVVDVLPNPDNAGKDLGVFNIANALPQSLAPYMAPFFLGIGSPEKMNYPALCYFAGICAIVGGVLAIFIKKVK; translated from the coding sequence ATGTGGCGCTGGGGCAGGCGCCGCCCCTGGCTGGTGATCGGCATGCTCGGCATGACAGTTGGCCTCGCAATCATGGGACTGACCAACACCGTACCGGCGGTCGCCGTCGGCTGGCTCATCGCCCAGATCGGCGCCAACGCCGCCCTGGCGCCCTTCGTCGCCGTGCTGTCTGACCAGGTGCCTGAGTTCCAGCGCGCCCGTATCAGCTCGATGATCTCCATCGCTCAGAACCTAGCCATCTTGATCGCCACCTATCTGTCTAACGGGCTGAAGGACAACCTCGCGGTGCTGTACATCGCCCCAGCCATCCCGGCGATCCTGGTCATGACCTGGTTCGCCTTCGTCCTACCGGACAAGCAGCTGACCATCAAGCCACCCCGGCTCGACCTGATCGGTCTAATCAAAACCTTCTGGGTGAACCCCATTGCGCACCCCGACTACGCCTTAGCCTGGGCCGGGCGCTTCCTGATCACCCTGTGCTCCTTCTCCTTCACCACCTACCGCCTCATGTACCTGGTCAACCGGGTCGGCCTCACGAGGGATGAAGGACTGAGCGTCCAGGCCACTTCGGTGCTCATTTACACGATCACTCTCATGGCCGCGAGCTTCGTGGGCGGACAGTTGTCAGACCGACTCCACCGCCGCAAGGCCTTCGTCTTCGCCGCCTCCGCGCTGTTTGGCCTCGGCACTTTAATGCTGGCACACACCACCACGGTGTCCGGCTTCTACATGGTGGAGGCCGTCATGGGCCTGGCCTACGGCGTCTACATCTCCGTTGACCTCGCCCTGGTGGTGGACGTCCTGCCCAACCCGGACAACGCCGGCAAGGACCTGGGCGTGTTCAACATCGCCAATGCCCTGCCGCAGTCGCTCGCCCCGTACATGGCACCGTTCTTCCTGGGCATCGGCTCGCCGGAGAAGATGAACTACCCGGCCCTGTGCTACTTCGCCGGCATCTGCGCGATCGTCGGCGGCGTGCTGGCCATCTTCATCAAGAAGGTGAAGTAG
- a CDS encoding bifunctional phosphatase PAP2/diacylglycerol kinase family protein yields the protein MSAPPGTLINRLSGVTRRLRRRWELGYGAWILGGLVFVTWTVLVRAGCTDRLDAALTVPVLPPRSGRGQVLEAVSLLTHPLLIYTAIAVAAVVAYQQRMRRLATALVTSLLGLPLQVGIATWIDHARPSSAFADSLSYRGFAYPAGHAVAMTVAAWVLVTLTRARRRPTSQIRLWRVAGILAVAVTCASQWAMGLQSISDLIGGVLLGATVANLALSVGGTEEILASWAHIGLPSATVDKRAAIVYNPTKFDDLSLLRRRVESEVLAAGWQPTLWLETAPDDAGHEQTRRALAAGVDLVLAAGGDGTVRAVSSELAGSGVPMALLPTGTGNLLARNLQVPLDTDAALRLALSGTARAIDVVRCTWDGGTERFVVMAGLGLDARIMADTSDDLKRVIRSGAYVVAAVQNAVPHPFAVDVALDDAPGHADAPGTPAEHRVVMALLGNVGTITGGMTIFPQAVPDDGRVDLLLTGPNRITDWAKVGAGLLIGQDVDGVSHHQARRLTLTTPEPVPFELDGDPVGRTRRLVAEVEPGALHVVVPPDPTRPSPRPAQVTHRDRHK from the coding sequence TTGTCCGCCCCTCCCGGCACCTTGATTAACCGGCTCTCAGGCGTCACCCGCCGCCTACGCCGCCGTTGGGAACTCGGTTACGGCGCCTGGATCCTGGGCGGGCTGGTCTTCGTCACCTGGACGGTCCTGGTTCGCGCCGGTTGCACCGACCGCCTCGACGCCGCCCTGACGGTGCCCGTGCTGCCGCCGCGCTCGGGCCGGGGGCAGGTGCTCGAGGCGGTCTCCCTGCTCACCCACCCGCTGCTGATCTACACGGCCATCGCCGTGGCCGCCGTCGTCGCCTACCAGCAGCGCATGCGGCGCCTGGCCACCGCCCTGGTCACCTCCCTGCTCGGCCTGCCGCTGCAAGTCGGCATCGCCACCTGGATCGACCACGCCCGCCCCTCCTCCGCCTTCGCCGACTCCCTGTCCTACCGCGGCTTCGCCTACCCGGCCGGGCACGCCGTCGCCATGACCGTAGCCGCCTGGGTCCTGGTCACCCTCACCCGGGCCCGACGGCGCCCCACCTCACAAATCCGCCTGTGGCGGGTGGCGGGGATTCTCGCCGTCGCCGTCACCTGCGCAAGCCAGTGGGCCATGGGCCTGCAATCCATCTCCGACCTGATCGGCGGGGTGCTGCTTGGCGCCACCGTCGCCAACCTCGCCCTGAGCGTGGGCGGTACCGAGGAGATCCTGGCGTCATGGGCGCATATCGGCCTGCCGTCCGCCACCGTGGACAAGCGCGCCGCCATCGTCTACAACCCCACCAAGTTCGATGACCTGTCCCTACTGCGTCGGCGCGTGGAGTCCGAGGTGCTGGCCGCCGGCTGGCAGCCCACCCTCTGGCTGGAGACCGCCCCCGACGACGCCGGCCACGAGCAGACCCGCCGCGCCCTGGCCGCCGGCGTCGACCTGGTGCTGGCCGCGGGCGGAGACGGCACCGTGCGCGCCGTATCCAGCGAACTCGCGGGCAGCGGGGTCCCCATGGCGCTGCTACCCACCGGCACCGGCAACCTGCTGGCCCGCAACCTGCAGGTACCGCTCGACACCGACGCCGCACTGCGCCTGGCCCTGTCCGGCACCGCTCGCGCCATAGACGTCGTGCGCTGCACCTGGGACGGCGGCACCGAGCGCTTCGTGGTCATGGCCGGCCTCGGCCTGGACGCCCGCATCATGGCGGACACCAGCGACGACCTGAAGAGGGTGATCCGCTCCGGCGCCTACGTGGTGGCCGCCGTGCAGAACGCCGTACCGCACCCCTTCGCCGTCGACGTGGCGCTCGACGACGCCCCCGGGCACGCGGACGCCCCCGGCACGCCTGCCGAGCACCGGGTGGTCATGGCGCTGTTGGGCAACGTCGGCACGATCACCGGCGGCATGACGATCTTCCCGCAGGCCGTCCCCGACGACGGCCGCGTGGACCTGCTGCTCACCGGCCCCAACCGGATCACCGACTGGGCCAAGGTCGGCGCGGGCCTACTGATCGGCCAGGACGTGGACGGCGTCAGCCACCACCAGGCCCGCCGCCTGACCCTGACCACGCCCGAGCCGGTTCCCTTCGAGCTCGACGGTGACCCCGTGGGCCGCACCCGGAGACTGGTGGCCGAGGTCGAGCCCGGTGCCCTACACGTCGTCGTCCCGCCCGACCCCACTCGCCCCTCGCCGAGACCGGCACAAGTAACGCACCGAGACCGGCACAAGTAA
- a CDS encoding Mur ligase family protein, with protein sequence MRSRLTVALGRTARTLARLRGGGSGGTAFPGLVMERTDPGFLARTLDRLPHGVVLVSGTNGKTTTTKMVVQLLRDQGLKVFTNRTGSNFVRGVLAALLTEVDAAGHLDADVAVLELDEAHAVHFVRAVKPRAALVLNVMRDQLDRFGEIDYTASLLRKAALATRDVVVVNADDPRLNSERFLEGVSARTAAFGVGPALRSVFLSDDDLRTEQAAAPADGEPDDGGVPESASAPGTLADDAAEPAADQDAPGSPCPAPRVRLLALAGNEATIEVDGTAHRVAFAIPGIHNVLNACAALALVLEVLGDRADLPRLLTTLSEIRPAFGRGEVITLDGRPVQLSLVKNPAGFRMSLLSAPTARADATSRTDTVDAGPGSPSSPTSADELIMIAINDEYADGRDMSWLWDVDFTSLKRAGVAVVTGVRAWDMALRLRYDEVPAGVVEPDLAAALDALRERAAAEDRPMRVYTSYTAMLALRARLGQLTEVEEVMK encoded by the coding sequence ATGCGTTCACGACTCACCGTCGCACTGGGCCGTACGGCCCGCACCCTGGCCCGTCTACGCGGAGGCGGTTCCGGCGGCACCGCCTTCCCCGGCCTGGTCATGGAGCGCACCGACCCCGGCTTCCTCGCCCGCACCCTGGACCGGCTGCCACACGGGGTGGTGCTGGTCTCCGGCACGAACGGCAAGACCACCACCACCAAGATGGTGGTGCAGCTGCTGCGCGACCAGGGCCTGAAGGTCTTCACCAACCGCACCGGCTCCAACTTCGTGCGCGGCGTGCTGGCAGCCCTGCTCACCGAGGTCGACGCCGCCGGCCACCTGGACGCCGACGTCGCCGTCCTGGAGCTCGACGAGGCCCACGCCGTCCACTTCGTCCGCGCCGTTAAGCCGCGGGCCGCCCTCGTGCTCAACGTCATGCGCGACCAGCTGGACCGCTTCGGCGAGATCGACTACACGGCCTCCCTGCTGCGCAAGGCCGCCCTTGCCACCCGTGACGTGGTGGTGGTCAACGCCGACGACCCGCGCCTGAACAGCGAGCGCTTCCTGGAGGGCGTGTCCGCCCGCACCGCCGCCTTCGGGGTCGGCCCCGCCCTGCGCTCGGTGTTCCTGTCCGACGACGACCTGCGCACCGAGCAGGCTGCCGCCCCCGCCGACGGCGAACCCGACGACGGCGGCGTGCCCGAGTCCGCCTCCGCGCCCGGGACGCTCGCCGACGACGCAGCCGAGCCCGCTGCTGACCAGGATGCCCCCGGCTCCCCCTGCCCGGCCCCGCGCGTGCGCCTGCTGGCGCTGGCGGGCAACGAGGCCACCATCGAGGTTGACGGCACCGCGCACCGGGTCGCCTTCGCCATCCCGGGCATCCACAACGTCCTCAACGCCTGCGCCGCCCTCGCCCTGGTGCTCGAGGTGCTCGGGGACCGGGCCGACCTGCCCCGCCTGCTGACGACCCTGTCCGAGATCCGCCCCGCCTTCGGCCGCGGCGAGGTCATCACCCTGGACGGTCGCCCGGTGCAGCTCTCGCTGGTGAAGAACCCGGCCGGCTTCCGCATGAGCCTGCTCTCCGCACCCACCGCCCGGGCCGACGCCACCAGTCGGACGGATACCGTGGACGCCGGCCCCGGCAGCCCGTCCTCCCCCACGTCCGCCGACGAGCTGATCATGATCGCCATCAACGACGAGTACGCCGACGGCCGTGACATGTCCTGGCTGTGGGACGTGGACTTCACCTCCCTCAAGCGGGCGGGCGTCGCCGTCGTCACGGGCGTGCGTGCATGGGACATGGCGCTGCGGCTGCGCTACGACGAGGTACCCGCAGGCGTCGTCGAACCGGATCTGGCGGCCGCCCTGGATGCCCTGCGTGAGCGGGCCGCCGCGGAGGACCGCCCCATGCGCGTGTACACCAGCTACACCGCCATGCTGGCGCTGCGCGCCCGCCTCGGGCAGCTGACCGAAGTCGAGGAGGTCATGAAGTGA
- a CDS encoding type 1 glutamine amidotransferase has product MSTAPTTYHHGGDGPARGRIRVLQLYPRDMNIYGDWGNLLTLARRGQWHGYDVERFAYNPGDELPQEVDLVLGGGGQDSGQERIKEDLVQIGPRLRQWADDGVPMLVICGLYQLFGHRFVTGEGSEIPGIGLLDAQTVAGPGRLIGNIVLDSPEFGRVVGYENHSGLTTLGPRAEPLGTVRSGAGNNGKDGAEGARFKHVIGTYLHGPLLPKNPAVADWLLQRAVELRGGTWDPLPIDDADARRASNVAAARPR; this is encoded by the coding sequence GTGAGCACCGCCCCCACCACCTACCACCATGGCGGCGACGGCCCCGCCCGCGGCCGCATCCGCGTGCTGCAGCTGTACCCGCGGGATATGAACATCTACGGCGACTGGGGGAACCTGCTCACCCTGGCCCGCCGCGGTCAGTGGCACGGCTACGACGTCGAGCGCTTCGCATACAACCCCGGTGACGAGCTGCCGCAGGAGGTGGACCTGGTGCTGGGCGGCGGCGGCCAGGACTCCGGGCAGGAGCGCATCAAGGAGGACCTGGTCCAGATCGGCCCGCGCCTGCGTCAATGGGCGGACGACGGCGTACCCATGCTGGTCATCTGCGGCCTGTACCAGCTGTTCGGGCATCGCTTCGTCACCGGTGAGGGCTCCGAAATCCCCGGGATCGGGCTGCTGGATGCGCAGACGGTGGCCGGGCCGGGGCGGCTGATCGGCAACATCGTGCTGGACTCCCCCGAATTCGGCCGGGTGGTCGGCTATGAGAACCACTCCGGGCTGACCACGCTCGGCCCCCGCGCCGAACCCCTGGGCACGGTACGCTCCGGCGCCGGCAACAACGGCAAGGACGGCGCGGAGGGCGCCCGGTTCAAGCACGTGATCGGAACCTACCTGCACGGTCCGCTCCTGCCGAAGAACCCCGCGGTGGCCGACTGGCTGCTGCAGCGCGCGGTGGAACTGCGCGGTGGCACCTGGGATCCGCTGCCCATCGACGACGCCGACGCCCGCCGCGCCAGCAACGTCGCCGCCGCCCGGCCGAGGTGA
- a CDS encoding NUDIX hydrolase, protein MATPEFIIELRKKIGHEQLWLPGVSVVVVAPDGRLLLGRRSDNGAWAVVSGIPEPGEQPAAAARRECLEETGVDPDIVGVAGVATGEPHVFANGDRCVFMDVTFVARADAAAVAGAHVADEESTAVGWFAPDALPTPLVASTPGRIDAALAWLADPSAGARFQ, encoded by the coding sequence GTGGCCACACCTGAGTTCATTATCGAGCTGCGCAAGAAGATCGGGCACGAGCAGCTGTGGCTGCCCGGCGTCAGCGTGGTGGTGGTGGCCCCGGATGGGCGGCTGCTGCTGGGGCGGCGCTCCGACAACGGCGCCTGGGCGGTGGTCTCCGGCATCCCCGAGCCCGGCGAGCAGCCCGCTGCCGCGGCCCGGCGCGAGTGCCTGGAGGAGACCGGCGTCGACCCCGATATCGTCGGGGTGGCCGGGGTGGCCACCGGGGAGCCGCATGTGTTTGCCAACGGCGACCGCTGCGTGTTCATGGACGTCACCTTCGTCGCCCGGGCGGATGCCGCGGCGGTGGCCGGGGCGCATGTGGCCGACGAGGAGTCGACGGCGGTGGGCTGGTTCGCGCCGGACGCGCTGCCGACCCCGCTGGTCGCCTCCACCCCGGGGCGGATCGACGCCGCCCTGGCGTGGCTGGCCGACCCGTCCGCGGGTGCACGCTTTCAGTGA
- a CDS encoding FeoA family protein, protein MAAPTTASTTSSRPAAVPLATLPRGTRARITAVSADRGEALSRRLADLGFEPGRMIEVGRRAPLGDPTVYHVADYEISLRHQDAALVSVAVVAPARAASASPDSAPPVAAVPEAAV, encoded by the coding sequence ATGGCCGCACCTACCACGGCCAGCACAACATCATCTCGGCCCGCCGCCGTCCCCCTGGCCACCCTGCCTCGCGGCACGCGCGCCCGCATCACCGCCGTATCCGCCGATCGCGGGGAAGCACTGTCCCGGCGCCTGGCCGACCTCGGCTTCGAGCCCGGACGCATGATCGAGGTGGGCCGCCGCGCACCGCTGGGCGATCCGACCGTCTACCACGTGGCGGACTATGAGATCAGCCTGCGCCACCAGGACGCCGCCCTGGTATCCGTTGCGGTTGTGGCACCCGCCCGGGCAGCATCCGCCTCACCTGACTCGGCCCCGCCGGTGGCCGCCGTACCGGAGGCCGCAGTATGA
- the feoB gene encoding ferrous iron transporter B yields MSTTVQTGTAAGRTTIAVGAPAEMPACHEPSCHDGCTAHGSASSAPANAAARIALAGAPNAGKTSIYNTLTGLRAKTGNYPGVTVSRSLGALELSTAETGADPLTLALEDLPGAYSLEPISPDERVVYDVLTGHCDGVAQPDALLVVVDATTLSRSLGFVAQALALGLPTAIAVTMTDELTRRGGRLDVEALGAALGVPAVRVIGNRATGIPQLRRTLASWRDWSRAPIAPPTSGPERTSWVESILAAADYTAPVPDSRTAAVDRVLLHPLWGTLVFFAVMFTFFQAIFTWATPFQDAIETGFGALGDAVHTWLDGPAPLLAGLLADGVIGGVGGVLVFLPQIAIMFLLIALMEGVGYMSRAAFLMDRVMSRAGLEGRAFVALLSSLACAIPGIMATRTLPSAKDRLATMLAAPLMTCSARLPVYIIMISLLVGPEQRVGPFGAAGTIMFGLYLAGAVAAMLAARVVKRLTDRGGVLLPFYMEMPPYRLPRARTVALMVWDACKGFLKKAGTIILAATILVWVGLNVPARSEAEFTAHCEASAECAAIAAAVANPSSSTVLDDDGAVVTDPEELQALLDAQRTSYTMDSSLAASIGKAIQPVFEPLGFDWRINVAVMSSLVARETAVATLGQIAAAGDPEDPGAQLAAMTYTEDTLVAHAGEPLFNPATVAALLAFFVFAMQCMATAGAIRRETGTWKWSAIAYGYLFVLAWVAGAAAHAAVAALT; encoded by the coding sequence ATGAGCACCACCGTCCAGACCGGCACCGCCGCGGGCAGGACGACGATCGCCGTCGGCGCCCCCGCAGAAATGCCCGCCTGCCACGAGCCCTCCTGCCACGACGGCTGCACCGCCCACGGTTCCGCGTCCTCCGCCCCGGCCAACGCCGCCGCCCGCATTGCCCTGGCGGGCGCCCCCAACGCGGGCAAGACCTCCATCTACAACACGCTCACCGGCCTGCGCGCCAAGACCGGCAACTATCCGGGCGTTACGGTCTCCCGCTCACTGGGCGCCCTGGAGCTCTCCACCGCCGAGACCGGCGCCGACCCGCTCACCCTTGCCCTGGAGGACCTGCCGGGCGCCTACTCGCTGGAGCCCATCAGCCCCGACGAGCGGGTCGTGTACGACGTCCTGACCGGCCACTGCGACGGCGTCGCCCAGCCCGATGCGCTGCTGGTGGTCGTAGACGCCACCACCCTGTCCCGCTCCCTGGGCTTCGTCGCCCAGGCCCTGGCCCTGGGCCTGCCCACCGCCATCGCAGTCACCATGACCGACGAGCTGACCCGCCGCGGCGGCAGGCTCGACGTCGAGGCCCTGGGCGCGGCGCTCGGCGTGCCCGCGGTGCGGGTCATCGGCAACCGGGCCACCGGCATCCCGCAGCTGCGCCGCACACTCGCCTCCTGGCGCGACTGGTCGCGCGCGCCCATCGCGCCTCCGACCAGCGGTCCGGAGCGCACCTCCTGGGTGGAATCGATCCTCGCCGCCGCCGACTACACCGCCCCCGTGCCCGACTCGCGCACCGCCGCCGTCGACCGCGTACTGCTGCACCCGCTGTGGGGCACGCTGGTGTTCTTCGCGGTCATGTTCACCTTCTTCCAGGCGATCTTCACCTGGGCCACCCCCTTCCAGGACGCCATTGAGACCGGCTTCGGGGCCCTGGGCGACGCCGTCCACACCTGGCTGGACGGCCCCGCACCGCTGCTGGCGGGGCTGCTGGCCGACGGCGTGATCGGCGGCGTCGGTGGGGTGCTGGTGTTCCTGCCGCAGATCGCCATCATGTTCCTGCTGATCGCCTTGATGGAGGGCGTGGGCTACATGTCGCGCGCCGCCTTCCTCATGGACCGGGTGATGAGCCGGGCGGGGCTGGAGGGGCGCGCCTTCGTGGCTCTGCTGTCTTCGCTGGCCTGCGCCATCCCCGGCATCATGGCCACGCGCACGCTGCCCAGCGCCAAGGACCGCCTGGCCACCATGCTGGCGGCGCCGCTGATGACCTGCTCGGCGCGCCTGCCCGTCTACATCATCATGATCTCCCTGCTGGTCGGTCCCGAGCAGCGCGTCGGCCCCTTCGGGGCGGCGGGCACGATCATGTTCGGCCTGTACCTGGCCGGGGCGGTGGCCGCCATGCTGGCCGCACGGGTGGTCAAGCGCCTGACCGACCGCGGCGGCGTGCTGTTGCCCTTCTACATGGAGATGCCGCCCTACCGGCTGCCGCGCGCCCGCACGGTGGCCCTGATGGTGTGGGACGCCTGCAAGGGCTTCCTGAAGAAGGCGGGCACCATCATCCTGGCGGCCACCATCCTGGTGTGGGTGGGGCTGAACGTGCCCGCCCGCTCGGAGGCGGAGTTCACCGCCCACTGTGAAGCCAGCGCCGAGTGCGCGGCCATCGCCGCCGCCGTGGCCAACCCCTCCTCCTCCACGGTGCTGGACGACGACGGCGCGGTCGTAACCGACCCCGAGGAGCTGCAGGCGCTGCTGGACGCCCAGCGCACCAGCTACACCATGGACTCCTCGCTAGCCGCTTCCATCGGCAAGGCAATCCAGCCGGTGTTCGAGCCGCTGGGCTTCGACTGGCGGATCAATGTGGCGGTCATGTCCTCCCTGGTGGCCCGGGAGACGGCGGTGGCCACCCTCGGGCAGATCGCCGCCGCCGGGGACCCGGAGGATCCGGGCGCGCAGCTCGCGGCCATGACCTACACCGAGGACACGCTGGTCGCCCACGCCGGCGAGCCCCTGTTCAACCCGGCGACGGTCGCGGCGCTGCTGGCCTTCTTCGTCTTCGCCATGCAGTGCATGGCCACCGCCGGGGCGATCCGCCGCGAGACCGGCACCTGGAAGTGGTCGGCGATCGCCTACGGCTACCTGTTCGTGCTGGCCTGGGTGGCCGGGGCCGCCGCCCACGCCGCGGTGGCCGCCCTGACCTGA